The DNA window tttttttttttttttttaagattttatttatttattcgacagagagagagatcacaagtaggcagagagagaggaggaagcaggctccctgctgagcagagagcccgatgtgggactggatcccaggaccctgagatcatgacctgagccgaaggcagcggcttaacccactgagccacctaggtgcccctcctccctgctttaTTTGGTGTCCACGTGCCTTTCTCATGTGGGGAGCAATTGTTCATGAGGCCCAGGAGTGTTGGCAACTGATACAGTGCCATGCTGGGTATGGCTAGATGTTGGGGATTCCTTGGTCAGCTTTCTCGTTATTCGTGTTCTCCCTGGGGATAGTCTTTGAGTGAGAAAAGCCCACTGCTTTCTCCTCGGATGCAGGGTAACCTGCTTATTTAGTAAGCCACTTCTTATGTCTTACTAGGTATGATGAAATTGTTCAGGGAAAGTAGGCTGAAGTAgattcatttgcatttattttgatgATGAGCATTAAGAGCTAGTCCTTAAAGGCCTAGGCACAAATCTGTCCACGTGGCGTCTGCAAATTAAAAACAGCTTCCAGTTGATTAGCACTTAAAGGAATGAGCCCTGCATTATGTACAAGAGTGTGAAATAATACCACTTGGAGAGAATTAGCTGTTTCTCCTTTTGTAAGACCCTAAACCTTTAGAGCCCTTTTCCACACCACTCTCTAGTCAACATGGTGAAACTTGAATGAAAcatttccatgatttttctttAGTGCTGGGGAGACAACCTACAATCTGGAACATGCTGGTGACCTTCGAGTGGAAGTGCAGAAAGTATACGAACTCATAGATGCTTTAAGGTGAGACCTGTGAGGTGATGTCTGACTTGCTACCTTGAGTGGAGGAAGTGCTgtttcagtgagggggtgggtGGCTGGCAGTACCCAGAGTCCTGGTGACAGGGCATATGTGTGAGGAGCAGGCTGAAATAGTGCCCGCTCTGGGATGCAACACATCTCAGTAACTTGGTTTAGGTTTCTGATGTTCATTAATATTAGAGAAATAGGAACTGATTATTGACACCATCTTTATATCAGCCATTGGTTGTATCCACATCTCATTTATTCAGTCAAATTTAGCTGGTGCAGTAGGCATTACTACCCTTACTTTGTAGTTGAGAAGATGCATCACAACTGGCAAAGCCATGGAGCCAGGATAGAAACCCAGATTCTTTCTTCAAGTCAAGAGCTGCCTTTTAACCATGGACTGGCTGTTGGGGTTAAATGAGCTTTTTGAGGTGTAGAAAGTATAGTGATTCAGAGGGAGAACTGAGATGAAGAAGCCTTGTTCGTCCATCTCTACAGGACTGAACATATAATTTGTGGGACctagtgcaaaatgaaaacacaagtccTGGTCAggattattaagaatttcaagatacAGATCTTAAAGTGGCTGCAGCCTCCTGCTGCCCAGTATTGCCCCCAGCACGGTCTACAAACCCCCTGGCCCAGTTTCAGCTTGTGTACCAGCCTGGCAAAGCCAGTTGCTTCCTGCCTTCCCCAACTCAACCCAATCCAGAGGCCCAGGGGGGTGTCCCTCACTGACCCCCCAGGGCCtactcccttaaaaaaaaagaataaggaatttTAAGATAGTAACACCGGAATATTAAACCAGGCATGGTCACTTACCCATGAAGTTGGTGAACTCACCATGAACTGACTGCATGTGTGGTAAGTTCCTCAGTGGCTGAGTGATGGTTAGATACCCAGTGCTGTGTCAGGGGCCTTAGCTAGGACCAGAGGGTAAGGAATGGACTTTGCCTTCAAGGACATTCCATGGGAGTCTTTAACCCACTTCCTCCATGGACGGACCTGGCACAAAAGCCCTGCAACTCAAAGATTTCACTCTTGTTTCTGGGGCTGGCAGCGCCTGTTACATTGATGTGTTTGTCCTGATTCAGTAAGAAGATCTTAACCTTAGGCTTGAACCAGGACCCTCCACCACATCCAAACACTTTGCGGCTGCAGAGGATGATCAGATACTCAGCTACACTTTTTGTGCAGGTAAAGCATCTTGTGGTGTCAGAAACGGCTCATTTGCTTCCCCTGCTTTTCTGCCTCTCAGAAGGCAGATCATGCCAATGGTTTGTTCTCTATTtgtacctttattattttttaaaattgtaaatacaATTATGCCAGATTTAGAGAAAAATCTGgactacagagaaaaataaaaacttcttaatTCTATGTCCTTAATACCATAACATATCATTCTggtatattttcctcttttttttcatttgtattcgtTATATAAAGTAGTTATGATTAGTGCATATTTacaaatttatgtctttttaacaCTGAATTTTATATCATAAACACTTCTTACATAGTCTTTATTTAAACAGTTactgtttggggtgcctgggtggctcagttgttaagcatctgcctttggctcaggtcatgatccctgggtcctgggatcgagccccacatcggactccctgctcagcagaaacccggcttctccctttcccactcccccgctCATGTTCCCCTCTCtcattgtttctctctgtcaaataaataaataatttttaaaaacaaacaaaataaacagttaCTGCTTGAATGGCTGTAGAATATGACTTTCTGTGCACCATCCTTTAATTATTCCCCTTTCATTGGTCATCTGATAGATTCCTGCTTTTTCTGGTGTGACTGTAGCCTGACATACATACTGATACATGCCATTTCTTCCTCAGGATAAGCTCCCAAGGGACTCTTCCTGGGCTATTCCTTGGGAGGAAACAGCTGATTGTTCATGGACAGACTAACCCTGGCTGGTTAGAGCTGAATTGCTTCTGTCTGGAACACCCTTTGGGAGAGCCACAGTGATCCATATCAGGGGCTTAATGACAGAGCAAGCTAGCACAGCCCTGTTGGGTTGGTTTTCCAGCACCGTATTGCAGAGAATTAGGCCCCTTCTCCTTTTGACTAGTGTTGTGTTCAGCAGTCATTTGGTGAGTGCCTGCTGTCTAGCAAGCAATGTGATAGGTGCTGCGTGTCCTGCCACAAGCAAAAAGATATTCCTGTTTTCAAAAAGCTTTTTTTCTGGAAGGAGATAGACAAGAAACAACTACAACATATAGTTTATAAGATGGGGGGAAGTGTTGTGGAGAAACATAGAGCAGGGAAGGGGTAGCGGGGGTGTGGAGCTCGGATGGGATCTTATAAACAGACTTCATTAGGCTTATCTTCTtcctaaaagaatttaaatacgAAACTGCCTGTGACTCCCTACAGGAAAAGCTTCTGGGTTTGATGTCACTGCCAACCAGAGAACAGTTTGaggaactgaaaaagaaaaggaaacaggaaatggagaggaagaagatCCTGGAGAGACAGGCAAGTGAAATACAGGGATGCTTGCAGCCTCTTGAGCCCAGAGGCTGCTCCAGACTCCCAAGTGGTCCTCTGTGAGATCGCTCTCCGGTTTGCATCTCTCTTCTGGTCTTTTCTGGCCTTTCCTCTATAGACTCAgaatagttgtttttctttccaggtCAGACCTATTTGTCTTTCAGAGATTCTGGTGATTTTCTCTCATCCAGAATACCATGGAGGGCTGTCAGTTCTTCCTGTAACACAGGTTGCAGAGGACCCAGACACCAGGGAGCTCTTTGTAGAATGCTCTGGAATGTGcaacactaagcaaaataatgtgtatatttAACATTGTGTGAGATTCTAGTGTAGGTGAGTGATACTAGACCTCAGAGTAAGTTTAAGACAAGCATACAGCCAGTGTATCTAAGATTGAGAAAATTTTATCCCTTAACTTACTGTCAcgaatttatttttgaaaatctggctctgtctcttctttcctctaaaaaacaaaaagtgtgaTTTGACTTAGCAATTGGGTACCATATTCCACAGGTGGGCATTTTGGAGTCTCATCACCCCAGGGACGGCAGAACTGTAGGAGTGGCTGATCGTGTGTCTTCTATTGGCCTGGTGactgtgtttcttctctttggcCTTGGTGTCTCCCCAGGTTGACCTGGAATCCCAGCGACGGTTTGAGGAAAGGCAGAGTGACCTGGCGTCTCGTGCGGCCAATGGGGACGTGGTGTCCCTTCAAGGGGGACCTGCCCCCCTGAGAAAGGCTGAGGGTTGGCTCCCACTGTCAGGAAGTCAGGGGCAGAGTGAAGACTCAGACCCCCTTCTCCAGCAGATCCACAACATCACATCATTTATTAGACAGGCCAAGGCTGCTGGGCGGACGGACGAAGTACGCACACTGCAGGAGAATCTGCGGCAGCTGCAGGATGAGTATGACcagcagcagacagagaaggCCATTGAGCTGTCCCGGAGGCAGGCCGAGGAGGAGGACCTGCAGCGGGAACAGCTGCAGAGGCTTTGTGAACGGGAGTGGGAACGAGAGCGAGAGCAGTTCCGGGCTGCATCCCTACACACACGGACTCGGTCCCTGGACTTCCGAGAAATCAGGCCTTTTCAGCTGGAgcctagcagggagcctcctACCCACCTTGCTTATGCTTTGGATCTAGGCTCTTCCTCGGTTCAGAGCAGTGCAGCCTTGGAGACCCCTTCGCCCATCACAGCTCTCGAGCCAGTCAGAGTGTGGTCTGGGCCTCCAGCCATCGGGCAGGAATCCTTCCCCCAGAGCATCATGTCACAGCAAAATGAGCTGGCCTCCCTGAACCCCTTCGATGAGGAAGACCCCTCTAGCCCCACAGCAGAGGGCACTACCAGCTCTCCTGCTACAGAGCCTTCCTTTGGCCCTTCAGCCTACATCCTCAAAGAATACAATCCttttgaggaggaagaagaggagggtgtAGCAGGGAATCCTTTCACTAACCCAGACGGTCCAGCACCCAATCCCTTCGATGAGGAAGATGAGGATCCCCACCAGAGGCCCTCAAGCCCTCCTGTTCCTGGCAACCCCTTTGAGGAAGGTACCTGTACCAACCCCTTTGAGATGGACAGTGACAGTGAGCCCGAGGGCGAGGAGCCCATAGAGGAGGAGCTCCTCCTCCAGCAGATTGATAACATCAAGGCGTACATTTTTGATGCCAAGCAGTGTGGCCGCCTGGATGAGGTGGAAGTGCTGACAGAGAACCTGAGGGAGCTGAAGCGCACCCTGGCCAAACAGAAGGGGGGCACCCACTGACCCCACTGACTGTGGGCAGGGCATCTTtgggcccagggcctggcaggagCCTGTGGAGCAGGATGGGGCTGGTGGGCACgatgagggaggaagaagggggacaCCTAGGATGCACAGAGGTTAGGGCAGGGAATCTGCTGCTTCGTGCTATGCACTTGGAGGTTTTTTCCACCACAGTTGGATAATAAAGTAGAAACCAGAACAGGAAGAATCAGCATTCATGTGCTGTATTTCCTgggtttttttctaatttttttttttaattgggttttccCTTTAGAAgggattttaaatttcattactGAGTGTAACGAAATGCAGTGTATTGGGGAGCCCTCATGGGTCCATTTGCTCCTGCCTCATCTTTGGTCTTTATGCAGTATTACAGGGCACTTTCTTTAGCCAAGACAGACAAGATGGACTCCTTTAAACCTTGCTCTGGTCTGAGAGAAGTCTGTGCCCCTTAGGCTGTGGGTTCTTTCACCTGGGACTTCCTCTGCCCTGCTGGGTACATCCCACCTGTGCAGCAGAAGGGGGAAGGTATTGCCATGAAGGTAGTTGTTgagacccaggagagcccagCACCTCTTTTTAAGAGGGGGCGACGGGGTGATGTTCTACCAGGGCATTTCCCTGTCAGTTAAAGTCCTTGATTGTCTCTTTCAGGAAGTTAAACTTCGGTGCCAGGGGTATCACTGGGTCTGACCATGGTCTGTTTAGAAAATAGAAGTGGTGAACTTTTCAGTTGATGGAGGCAGTAGTACTAGGGAGAAGAGTGTCTACCCAGATGTTTCTCCTAATGACTAATGGAACAGTTGTCTGTCCCGGGAGAAACcttcctctaggactttgatgaaATTACTCTGACTTGGGCTTTTTCAGAGGGCCCAGTCTGTACTTTAGGATTAATAATCAGGAAGCTTTTGTGGAACATTGCCAGGAGAATGGAGGCTTCCCTGAGTCAGAAGATAAAACGATTTTCAGGGCTAGTTGATCAGCCTTCTTCCCTTTTGGTTCACCCTGTGCTGACCTGGGGCACCAGTGAGGTTTTTCCTACCAATATTTAGTATTAAGAAATCAAAGTGTTTGAAGAGGCACAACACAGGAACATTCCAGTAGCACCACACCACTTGAACTCTTCATCAGTTAagggcagaaagggaaattgTTAATTTAGCTCTGGTGCTTTGGTTTACATAATCCTTAACTAATGTCTGACATTATGATACTCAAGTGTGCTCAGCTCTAGGTAGAGTTCCTGCGATTATGCTTTTTGATTAAAGAACAATAACTGACCACTAGTCACTTTATACTGCTTAACTAACTCTGGGTCATACTTTGATTACTGGTGTGAAGGCTGAGATTCATTTTGTTACCTTCCAGAAAGACCCCTGTTGGTCTTGAGAACGTTAGAAGAACTGTGATGTAAAGGTAGTCTGTATTTTTGTTGACACTATTCACGTTTCTTTCGCATTTGTTGGATCTTTGGGCTAATGAAAAGATCCTCCATAGGGGTGCGGGAATGGGATATGGGTGGAGGTTGTGTGGAGGACCCTTTGCATTGGGGTTCTGTTCACAAAGGAATGTGAGTGGATTACTAATGTCAACCAAGTTCCCAGCCTTGCTGATTGTTGTGTTTGGGAATTCGACAACCAGGTATCTAAAGTTTTGCCTGGTATAGGcaactttcttccttctcatgcaCTTCCTGCTGTCATTATGGAGGGTTTCATGGATGGCTGGTATGCTTCCTGTTGCTAGTCTGTCATTGCTCTCTGATCAAAGAGGATGACGCTCTCTGCACCAAAAAGCAGGTAGTTCTGGAAGCTAAATGCTGCTTTCCATCATAATTACTTTTCTTGTGAGAATATATCTCTTCATTAGCTAGTGATTTCTATTCAGACTAGTTTTCTGAACATACCCTTTTCCTGAAATCAACCCAGGTAGTAATCTGTAAGTAACTAAGAGCATTAAGAACCACACTTataagaaactttatttttaaacttaaaaaaaaaaaaaaacactgaatataCTAAACCAAACTAAAACCTGATGTGATTGAATTCTTCCATGAATTCTTCTATTTAATTCTTCCATGGCTGTATTCTCCTATAATCATAGAGCTGACAGGAATTAGAATTCTCTATCCCTAACGTTTCCCAGAATTCACACAAGCACAAAGTTGGATTTACAGAGATGGGTTATCATTAGCGTAGATAAAGATGGCCTATGAACTGCAACCACAGCTTCAAGTGCTTACCTCATGTGACTGTTTCACTCTTCCTGCAGTCCTTTGAGGCAAACAGGCATTGGCAGCTCTCCCTAGACCTAAGATCATGTATGGAATGTATGGAAGAGACTTTGGGAATTCAGGCATCAGATGaagttggcttttcttttttatgccttgtttgtatttttccatgTCTAATACACTAAGGACACTTACTCATTGTACTTGCAGTTCAATGTGTCTTTGCTGTTCAGATACTAAAGTATACTTCTGAGTCATCatgtaccaggtggtgggttggACATACATTGGCATAATTAGGCCTTGGGACTCAAAGAGAAGCTGGTCTCTATCAGGTCACAGACTATGGTAGCAGATTGTCAGATTGTCATTTGACAATGACAGCTTGAGGGTCATTGTTTGCATGCACTACTCTGGGGCCTTGTATTggaaccttttttaaaaaaaataaactaacaaatGTTAGTGGTTgggtgtatatgtgtatatgtgcacgCGTGTTGGAAGTGAGAATTACCAAATAACATCTCTGTTCCTGCCTCTTTCTTGATCATCATCTGAATATCATAAGGCCTCTGGACAAAAGGTCACTAGGCTCTTAATGTGGTAAATGAGGGTTCCAGTTCTGCCCTTATCCCTAGTTATTCCTGCACTGTTGATCAGATGAATTATTTCATACAAGAATAATGCGAGACCTTCTACAATCTCATCAACCTCATTTCAAGCCAGAAGAAACTAAGTCTCAGAGAGGTTGAGGACTCTTATGGCTGCcatttgtgccaggcactgtgctagctTTTCACATATTCCCCCTTTAGCTCATCAGCAGGCCAGTGCAATAGTTACTCAGGTATTTAGTTGGCAGAGAAACAGGTTGAGAGAGGTTAGCCGGgccagaggtcacacagccagtcagTGGTAGAATAAGGATTTAAAGCCTGggctgcctgactctctgctctAAGTAGCAAGAAGGGCTCCACCTGGGTCAGGCAGTGGGCGTGCCCTAGCACTGTGGCCTGTGTTTTATATGGACACTCATGTTTCTAATGTGGGAAGGGACATTTCAGAAGTGCCTTTTGTGGACTTTAAGACCAAACCCTCTCTTGCCTGAAACTCTTCAGGAGCTCagcatagtttttaaaatacttcagaaagtggggcgcctgggtggctcagagtaggttaagcctctgccttcggctcaggtcatgatctcagggtcctgggatagagccctgcctctggctctctgctcggccagagcctgcttccccctctctgcctgcctgcttgtgatctctcactctctctgtcaaataaataaataaaatctttaaaataaaatacttaagaaagggggaaataaaCACCCCACTTCTGAAAggacttctggtttcagctcaggcagCAAGGAGTTTTGAA is part of the Mustela nigripes isolate SB6536 chromosome 2, MUSNIG.SB6536, whole genome shotgun sequence genome and encodes:
- the RBSN gene encoding rabenosyn-5 → MASLDDPGEVREGFLCPLCLKNLQSFYQLQSHYEEEHSGEDRDVKGQIKSLVQKAKKAKNRLLKREDDRAESGTQGYESFSYGGVDPYMWEPQELGAVRSHLSDFKKHRAARIDHYVVEVNKLIIRLEKLTAFDRTNTESAKIRAIEKSVVPWVNDQDVPFCPDCGNKFSIRNRRHHCRLCGSIMCKKCMELISLPFANKLTSASKDSLSTHTSPSQSPNSVHGSRRGSISSVSSVSSVLDEKDDDRIRCCTHCKDTLLKREQQIDEKEHTPDIVKLYEKLRLCMEKVDQKAPEYIRMAASLNAGETTYNLEHAGDLRVEVQKVYELIDALSKKILTLGLNQDPPPHPNTLRLQRMIRYSATLFVQEKLLGLMSLPTREQFEELKKKRKQEMERKKILERQVDLESQRRFEERQSDLASRAANGDVVSLQGGPAPLRKAEGWLPLSGSQGQSEDSDPLLQQIHNITSFIRQAKAAGRTDEVRTLQENLRQLQDEYDQQQTEKAIELSRRQAEEEDLQREQLQRLCEREWEREREQFRAASLHTRTRSLDFREIRPFQLEPSREPPTHLAYALDLGSSSVQSSAALETPSPITALEPVRVWSGPPAIGQESFPQSIMSQQNELASLNPFDEEDPSSPTAEGTTSSPATEPSFGPSAYILKEYNPFEEEEEEGVAGNPFTNPDGPAPNPFDEEDEDPHQRPSSPPVPGNPFEEGTCTNPFEMDSDSEPEGEEPIEEELLLQQIDNIKAYIFDAKQCGRLDEVEVLTENLRELKRTLAKQKGGTH